CACCGCGGATCACGGGACAGCCCTTGGCCCTTCGCCCTGGGGCCGCTCCCTCGACAACCCCGCGCGGGCACGGCACCGTACTGCGATGGCGGCCGCGAAGGCCGTGCTGTGCGAATCGTGTCGTGTGAGGGAGACGGGTGTGCTGATCACTGTCGCGGACGTGGAAGCCGCGGCCGAGCGGATCGCCGGGTATGTCGTACGGACACCGACGGTGCCGAGTCACGGCCTGTCCGCGCTGCTGGGCGCGCCGACCACCGCGAAACTGGAACTGCTCCAGCGCACCGGCTCGTTCAAGGCCCGAGGCGCGACTGCCAAACTGCTCACGCTCGACCAGGCGGAGCGTGCCGCCGGAGTCGTGGCGGTCAGCGGTGGGAACCACGGCATCGCACTGGCGGTCATGGCCGGCGCACTGGACATCAAGGCGACCGTGGTGATGCCGAGCTCAGCGCCCGCCCACGCGGTCGCCACCGCCGAGGCCGCCGGCGCGAGCGTGCAGGTCGCCGACTCCATGGCCGAGGCGTTCGCCCTCGTGGACGAGCTCAGGGCCACCGGACTCACCATGGTCCATCCCTTCGACGACCCCCTCGTGCTCGCCGCCCAGGGCACGGTCGGTCTGGAGTTCGCGCAGGATGCCGGGGAGCTGACCGATGTACTCGTCAGCATCGGTGGCGGGGGGCTCGTCTCGGGTGTCGCCACCGCGCTGCGCGCGTACCGCCCCGGAGTGCGGATCTGGGGCGTGGAGACCGAGGGCGCCGACGCCATGTCGGCGGCCCTGGCCGCCGGCGGACCGGTGCCGGTCGCGTTGTCCTCGGTCGTGTCCACACTGAGCGCCCCCAGCGCCTCACAGCTCACCTACGAGCATGTGGCGGCCCTGGTCACCGACGTGCTCACGGTCAGCGACGCCGAGGCCGTGCGGGGCACCCTGGATCTGGCCGATCACGCGAAGGTCTGGGCCGAACCGGCCGCCGGATGCCTGCTGCCGGCCGCACGCCGCGTCCTGGAGCGCGTCGGGGGGAACGCCAGGCTCGGTCTGGTCGTCTGCGGAGGCAACGCGACCACAGCCGACGTGGGCACCTGGGCCGAAGGCTTCGGGCTCCGCTGAACGCCCGGACCGAGCAGTCCGCCATGCCGTTCGCGGGGCCCACCGGCACGGGCACGCGCGGGGGCTCATCCAGGGCCGTGAGGCGCCGTCGGGCGACGGCTGTCGGTGCCGTGGTGTGCAATGGACCGCGTGTCCGCACTGCTCGCACTGGATGAACCCCTGAAGACCAGCCTCGGCCCCGCGACGGCCAAGGTCATGGCGGAGAGCCTCGGCCTGCGCACCGTGGGCGATCTTCTGCACCACTATCCCCGGCGCTACGAGGAACGCGGGCAGCTCACCCGCCTCGCAGAGCTTCCGCTGGACGAGCACGTCACGGTCGTCGCCCAGGTCGCGGACGCACGCGTGCACACGTTCAACGGCGGCCGGGGGCAGCGCCTGGAGATCACCATCACCGACGGCAGCGGGCGGCTGCAGCTGGTGTTCTTCGGACGGGGCGTCCACAAGCCCCACAAGGACCTCCCACCGGGCAGCCGCGCGATGTTCGCCGGCAAGGTGTCCAT
This DNA window, taken from Streptomyces sp. SCSIO 30461, encodes the following:
- a CDS encoding threonine/serine dehydratase → MITVADVEAAAERIAGYVVRTPTVPSHGLSALLGAPTTAKLELLQRTGSFKARGATAKLLTLDQAERAAGVVAVSGGNHGIALAVMAGALDIKATVVMPSSAPAHAVATAEAAGASVQVADSMAEAFALVDELRATGLTMVHPFDDPLVLAAQGTVGLEFAQDAGELTDVLVSIGGGGLVSGVATALRAYRPGVRIWGVETEGADAMSAALAAGGPVPVALSSVVSTLSAPSASQLTYEHVAALVTDVLTVSDAEAVRGTLDLADHAKVWAEPAAGCLLPAARRVLERVGGNARLGLVVCGGNATTADVGTWAEGFGLR